In Roseofilum casamattae BLCC-M143, the following proteins share a genomic window:
- a CDS encoding peptidase domain-containing ABC transporter — MTQAVSPLQIEEFLAQYAPFDCLNSSAREQLTSRCKLLRYTIGQPILIREKLPAQISILYQGQVRVLGYDQRRQTTVSLKRAEPGEIMGWASLLRQSGCETALASTEVICITIPAEDFLGLMERNAQFAEAVSQQISISEVFELLSAELGRRADGTADLKELTFKAIADATAVNLPAGSLQGRDLMNTLNPSRLWLVSGGSVGDFTAGSAIALDSLADHPNRKLPIKGKWGARLLGLSAFNETAERNGANAIAQQGQPFPIEKTPADTPPPPPQRKIAPLPASVRETLTNNGSTVEIGQAPQQVPELEDTSSDRVSYPFVRGKGEIDAPMACFKMLSQFMRVPFRRDVIRKVLENQLRSMGQITLTACGAIAEMMGLQAQLVQLPAASINRIKGPAIVTWGDNSFAVLYRVSERDIVMAVPEKGITRRRVADFAEEWGVAQGQVLLLQAPPPRERERFGLSWFVPALIKYRGILLQVFIASFFVQLFGLANPLITQVIIDKVLVQRSIETLDILGLFLLGVAIFEALLTLLRTYLFVDTTNRIDLGLGSEVISHLLRLPLEYFDRRRVGELAGRINELENIRQFLTGTALTVVLDAVFSVVYIAVMFFYSWQLSLVALATVPLFALVTIVASPIVRRQLRHKAERYADVQSYLVEVLSGIQTVKAQNIELKSRWQWQERYAKYIKSGFRSVLTFSTAGSISGFLNKLSGLLILWFGAQMVLTTAASDNPFTLGQLIAFRIIAGYTTSPLLRLIQLWQSFQETGLSIERLSDVLDATPEVTADNQSNISMPPIDGHVKFEDVSFRFATANTWQLLNINLDFPTGMFVGIVGQSGSGKSTLMKLLQRLYDAGSGRILVDQLDINKVELYSLRRQIGVVLQDTLLFNGSVQENIALANPDATEQEIIAAAKVAVAHNFIMDLPQGYNTVVGERGASLSGGQRQRIAIARTVLQRPRLLILDEATSALDYDSERQVCQNLAETFRGETVFFITHRLTTVRNADTIIMMDQGSVVEQGTHDELMALQGRYYCLFEQQDSQL, encoded by the coding sequence ATGACTCAAGCTGTTTCCCCCTTGCAAATCGAAGAGTTTCTCGCCCAGTATGCCCCCTTCGATTGCCTTAATAGCAGCGCCAGAGAACAACTCACCTCTCGATGCAAGCTGCTGCGCTATACCATCGGACAGCCTATCCTGATCCGAGAAAAGCTCCCCGCCCAAATTTCTATACTCTATCAAGGACAAGTGCGCGTCCTCGGATACGACCAGCGACGACAGACCACCGTCAGTCTGAAGCGGGCAGAACCCGGAGAAATCATGGGATGGGCTAGTTTGCTCCGCCAGAGCGGCTGCGAAACCGCTTTAGCGTCCACGGAAGTGATTTGTATTACTATCCCAGCCGAAGATTTTCTCGGACTCATGGAGCGCAATGCTCAATTTGCCGAAGCCGTCAGCCAGCAAATTTCTATTAGCGAAGTCTTCGAGTTGCTCAGTGCCGAACTCGGCCGGCGCGCCGATGGTACGGCGGATTTGAAAGAGCTGACTTTCAAGGCGATCGCCGACGCCACCGCCGTCAATTTGCCTGCCGGTAGCTTGCAAGGGCGCGACCTGATGAACACTCTCAATCCGTCCCGATTGTGGCTCGTGAGTGGCGGATCGGTAGGTGACTTTACGGCAGGAAGCGCGATCGCCCTGGACTCCCTCGCCGACCATCCCAACCGCAAACTGCCGATCAAAGGCAAATGGGGCGCTAGGTTGCTCGGACTCTCGGCCTTCAACGAAACCGCAGAGCGCAATGGCGCGAATGCGATCGCCCAACAGGGCCAACCCTTCCCCATCGAAAAAACACCCGCCGACACCCCACCACCGCCACCACAACGCAAAATTGCTCCCCTACCCGCCTCAGTCCGGGAAACCCTAACCAACAACGGCAGCACCGTCGAGATCGGTCAGGCTCCGCAACAAGTTCCCGAACTCGAAGATACCAGCAGCGATCGCGTCAGCTATCCCTTTGTCCGAGGCAAAGGCGAAATCGACGCTCCCATGGCCTGCTTCAAAATGTTAAGTCAGTTCATGCGCGTTCCCTTCCGGCGCGACGTGATTCGCAAAGTCTTGGAAAACCAACTGCGGAGCATGGGACAAATCACCCTTACCGCTTGCGGGGCGATCGCCGAAATGATGGGATTGCAAGCCCAACTCGTACAACTGCCTGCCGCCTCCATCAACCGGATTAAAGGGCCCGCCATAGTGACTTGGGGTGATAATAGTTTCGCCGTGCTCTACCGCGTCAGCGAACGAGACATCGTCATGGCCGTACCCGAAAAAGGCATTACTCGCCGGCGCGTCGCCGACTTTGCCGAAGAATGGGGCGTCGCGCAAGGGCAAGTCCTCCTCTTGCAAGCTCCTCCCCCCAGGGAACGAGAACGCTTCGGTCTGAGCTGGTTCGTTCCCGCTCTGATTAAATATCGCGGCATCTTACTCCAAGTCTTCATCGCCTCCTTTTTCGTCCAGCTCTTCGGACTGGCCAATCCCCTGATCACCCAGGTGATTATCGATAAAGTCCTCGTCCAGCGCAGTATCGAAACCCTGGATATCCTAGGACTTTTCCTCCTGGGGGTTGCCATTTTTGAAGCCCTGCTCACCCTGCTGCGGACTTATCTCTTTGTCGATACCACCAACCGCATCGACCTCGGACTCGGTTCCGAAGTTATCTCCCACCTATTGCGCCTCCCCCTAGAATACTTCGATCGCCGACGCGTCGGAGAACTGGCCGGACGGATTAACGAGCTGGAAAACATTCGCCAGTTTCTCACCGGAACCGCCCTCACCGTCGTTCTCGATGCCGTCTTCTCCGTGGTCTACATCGCGGTGATGTTTTTCTACAGTTGGCAGTTATCTCTGGTTGCCCTGGCCACCGTTCCCCTCTTCGCCTTAGTAACCATCGTCGCCTCCCCCATCGTCCGCCGCCAACTGCGCCACAAAGCCGAACGCTACGCCGACGTGCAATCCTATCTGGTGGAAGTACTCTCCGGGATTCAAACCGTAAAAGCGCAAAACATCGAACTCAAATCGCGCTGGCAGTGGCAAGAACGTTATGCCAAATATATTAAATCTGGCTTCCGTTCCGTACTCACCTTCAGTACCGCCGGTTCCATTAGTGGCTTTCTAAACAAACTCTCGGGACTCTTAATCTTGTGGTTCGGCGCGCAAATGGTTCTCACCACCGCCGCCAGCGATAACCCGTTCACCCTAGGACAACTGATCGCCTTCCGGATTATTGCCGGATATACCACCTCGCCGCTGTTGCGCTTAATCCAACTCTGGCAAAGTTTCCAAGAAACCGGACTCTCCATCGAACGGCTCTCCGATGTTTTAGACGCAACTCCAGAAGTTACGGCGGACAACCAGTCCAATATCTCCATGCCTCCCATTGACGGTCACGTGAAATTTGAGGATGTGTCCTTCCGCTTTGCCACTGCGAATACGTGGCAGTTGCTCAATATCAATCTCGACTTCCCCACGGGCATGTTTGTCGGCATTGTCGGGCAAAGTGGTTCCGGTAAATCGACCTTGATGAAACTGTTGCAGCGGTTGTATGACGCTGGTTCCGGTCGCATCTTGGTAGACCAGTTGGATATTAATAAAGTCGAGTTATATTCTCTGCGGCGACAAATCGGGGTGGTTCTGCAAGATACCCTGTTATTTAATGGCTCGGTGCAAGAGAATATAGCTTTAGCCAATCCCGACGCGACGGAACAAGAGATTATTGCCGCCGCAAAAGTGGCAGTAGCCCATAACTTTATTATGGATCTGCCCCAAGGCTATAACACGGTTGTGGGAGAGCGGGGTGCGAGTTTATCGGGGGGACAGCGCCAGCGGATCGCGATCGCCCGCACGGTGCTGCAACGCCCGCGCTTACTGATTCTGGACGAAGCCACCTCTGCTCTAGACTACGATAGCGAACGGCAAGTGTGCCAAAATTTGGCGGAAACCTTCCGAGGCGAAACCGTATTTTTCATTACTCACCGTCTGACAACAGTGCGGAATGCGGACACGATTATTATGATGGATCAAGGGTCGGTGGTCGAGCAGGGAACTCACGACGAACTGATGGCGCTGCAAGGACGGTATTACTGTCTCTTCGAGCAGCAAGATTCCCAACTGTAG
- a CDS encoding HlyD family efflux transporter periplasmic adaptor subunit, whose translation MRTKEKYTETYVEQPILLERPVVWSQVLVWLLLLITSSGIAWAAIAKIEHTVPTSGQLKPQGSTNEVKSPTSGLVREILVKDGDVVQEGELLITFDPTTPQADIEALTKQQVTLREESLMYDRILSGGSLQGGPAELESLARLRQTLLAENDYFNAQLDGNSPTAVASGAVNFNQDRLLSASRAEYRSRVEAAKLTIAELDKQIGRTQRQASAIAKRVEKTKDTLQLNERTLERIRPLVEEGALSQLQFDRQEQEVLRYQDELLAREGEIEQLQLEEQRLRVEQAQSEETLANAIAISAKDILTRIADNQRRIAEIDSQLARAQIEVKKRLAEVEGGLTKAQQALTYQELRAPVSGTIFDLQADTGYVAQATERLLSIVPNDTLVAEVYIPNKDIGFVEEGMEVELDVSSFPSSEFGTIQGTLTWIGSDVLEPEQIRPYYAYPARIELAKQYFTINDKQLGLQSGMDISANVKVRKRTVLSLLTEKFDTKVRSLEQVR comes from the coding sequence ATGAGAACGAAAGAGAAATACACGGAAACTTATGTCGAACAGCCCATTCTGCTGGAGCGGCCGGTAGTTTGGTCGCAAGTTCTGGTTTGGCTTTTGTTATTAATTACCTCTTCGGGCATTGCCTGGGCGGCGATCGCAAAAATCGAGCATACCGTGCCCACCAGCGGCCAGTTGAAGCCCCAAGGTTCGACCAATGAAGTGAAATCGCCGACAAGCGGTTTGGTGCGGGAAATTTTGGTTAAAGATGGAGATGTGGTGCAAGAAGGGGAACTACTGATTACCTTTGACCCCACAACACCGCAGGCGGATATTGAAGCCCTGACCAAGCAACAGGTGACCTTGCGCGAAGAAAGCTTGATGTACGATCGCATTCTCAGCGGTGGCAGTTTGCAAGGCGGCCCCGCAGAGCTGGAGTCCCTGGCTCGGTTGCGGCAAACTTTGTTGGCAGAAAATGACTATTTCAACGCCCAACTCGATGGCAACAGTCCCACAGCAGTAGCCAGCGGTGCGGTTAATTTCAACCAAGACCGGTTGCTCAGTGCCTCTCGCGCGGAATATCGCTCCCGCGTTGAAGCGGCGAAACTCACAATTGCGGAACTCGATAAGCAAATCGGGCGCACGCAACGGCAAGCTTCGGCGATCGCCAAACGGGTAGAAAAAACTAAAGATACTTTACAGCTAAACGAACGGACTTTGGAGCGCATCCGCCCCCTAGTCGAAGAAGGCGCCCTCTCCCAGCTACAATTCGATCGCCAAGAACAAGAGGTATTGCGCTACCAAGACGAACTGTTAGCTAGAGAAGGGGAAATCGAACAGTTGCAACTGGAAGAACAGCGGTTGCGCGTCGAACAAGCTCAGTCGGAAGAGACCCTGGCGAATGCGATCGCGATTTCTGCCAAGGATATCTTAACTCGCATTGCCGATAACCAACGGCGCATTGCCGAAATTGACTCGCAGTTGGCGCGCGCGCAAATTGAGGTTAAAAAACGGTTGGCGGAAGTGGAAGGAGGATTGACCAAAGCTCAACAAGCTCTCACCTATCAGGAGCTGCGAGCGCCCGTTAGCGGTACGATCTTTGACTTACAAGCAGATACCGGATACGTGGCCCAAGCAACGGAGCGCTTATTGTCTATCGTCCCCAACGATACTCTGGTGGCTGAGGTTTATATTCCCAACAAAGATATCGGGTTTGTTGAAGAAGGTATGGAAGTCGAGCTAGATGTGTCTTCCTTCCCTTCCTCCGAGTTTGGTACGATTCAAGGAACCTTAACTTGGATTGGCTCGGATGTCCTCGAACCGGAACAGATTCGTCCGTACTATGCCTATCCCGCTAGAATTGAGCTGGCCAAACAGTATTTCACCATCAATGATAAGCAGTTGGGGCTGCAAAGCGGGATGGATATTAGTGCCAACGTTAAAGTCCGCAAGCGCACGGTGCTCAGTCTGTTGACAGAGAAATTTGACACCAAAGTCCGTAGTTTAGAACAAGTCCGCTAG
- a CDS encoding CHAT domain-containing protein, with protein sequence MKLNSPVIPALLALAIAQLLPFPAPARDRSSPIPMTQNTSIREEAIETLILQGIESRKETNYEQSIAQLEQAIELAKQAGAARSEHKARTFLALTYRAIDELPTTLKLLQENLAFVRENPAAEWNPETRQTEKQSLEDLSGVYSSLENYPKAIELLRENLAIVEQNEINLVDLSYPKVQMKLGINLFLAGELSAAEQALKTAFDLYSKAREARIKFGSPSITEYEFQVEALRWLQQVLVAQNKIEEALEWSEEARSRSLIALLGERLAAERGISLEGNSLSIQEIRQIARSQNTTLVSYTMTYEFRPEVLLRFNPQVAIQEQFHPTGTGVLIWAIKPTGEIVFEQVVTENENGDLEDLVQGVRGNLVRGRVTATKPRQFKNLYQSLIAPIRSALPSDPNALVTLLPQDALFLVPFAAIPDDRGQYLIDRHTIAIAPAIQVLPFARSQQASLDRSIRAALVVGNPKMPGSLESLPAAETEAKAIGKLLNVPPLIGAQATEPAVTGRMGQSRLIHLATHGLLDARGEGFLGSLAFTPSNTSNGYLESREIISLKLNAELVILSACDTGRGEITGDGVVGLSRSFIAAGASSIIVSLWQVPDAPTGLLMQKFYQNLHNGLDKAQALRQAMLQTRQEFPNLVNWGAFIFMGETMVSPTLQAMVAGEGEVAMITPPSENSAEQPSRYQVFPLPEPIELYREFPSARIPGEKDAFFSTSLTAAEILEFYRNTFTREGWQENLTLKGAEQAVFEGRSQPHRIVIQVSSTQEERRTVVIRLEPK encoded by the coding sequence ATGAAATTGAATTCCCCAGTTATTCCCGCATTACTAGCCTTGGCGATCGCTCAGTTGCTGCCTTTCCCTGCGCCAGCTCGCGATCGCAGCTCGCCGATACCAATGACTCAAAACACATCTATCCGAGAAGAAGCCATTGAAACCCTCATTCTACAAGGGATTGAATCGCGAAAAGAGACGAATTACGAACAATCTATTGCCCAATTAGAACAAGCCATTGAATTAGCCAAACAAGCAGGCGCAGCTCGCAGCGAACATAAAGCACGAACCTTTTTAGCTCTCACCTATCGAGCGATCGACGAACTCCCCACAACCTTGAAACTGTTGCAAGAAAACTTAGCCTTTGTGCGGGAAAACCCAGCAGCCGAATGGAACCCCGAGACTCGCCAAACTGAAAAACAAAGCCTAGAAGATTTAAGCGGCGTTTACTCCAGCTTAGAAAATTATCCCAAAGCCATCGAACTCCTGCGCGAGAATTTAGCTATCGTCGAGCAAAACGAAATTAATCTCGTCGATCTATCTTATCCCAAAGTGCAGATGAAACTGGGGATTAATCTCTTTTTAGCCGGAGAACTCAGTGCTGCCGAACAGGCCCTAAAAACTGCCTTCGATCTCTACAGCAAAGCCAGAGAAGCTCGGATTAAGTTTGGCTCTCCGAGTATTACCGAATACGAATTTCAAGTAGAAGCCTTGCGCTGGTTGCAGCAGGTTTTAGTCGCGCAAAATAAAATTGAAGAAGCGCTCGAATGGTCGGAAGAAGCCCGATCGCGATCGCTCATTGCCTTACTGGGAGAACGATTAGCCGCAGAGCGCGGGATTTCCCTAGAAGGCAACTCCCTCAGTATCCAAGAAATTCGCCAAATTGCTCGATCGCAAAATACGACTCTGGTTAGCTATACCATGACCTATGAGTTTCGGCCGGAAGTCCTCTTGCGATTTAACCCTCAAGTGGCGATCCAAGAGCAATTCCACCCAACCGGGACTGGAGTTCTCATCTGGGCAATCAAACCAACCGGAGAGATTGTCTTTGAGCAAGTCGTGACGGAGAACGAAAATGGAGACTTAGAAGATTTGGTGCAAGGCGTGCGCGGTAACTTAGTTCGAGGACGAGTAACCGCAACGAAACCTCGGCAATTCAAAAATCTCTATCAATCTCTGATTGCACCTATCCGCAGCGCTCTCCCCAGCGATCCCAATGCTCTCGTGACCTTGCTGCCGCAAGATGCATTATTTCTCGTGCCATTCGCCGCTATTCCCGACGATCGAGGTCAGTATCTTATCGATCGCCATACAATTGCGATCGCGCCTGCCATTCAAGTTTTGCCGTTTGCGCGATCGCAACAAGCCAGCCTCGATCGATCCATTCGCGCGGCCTTAGTCGTCGGCAACCCGAAAATGCCAGGTTCTCTCGAAAGTTTACCAGCTGCAGAAACCGAAGCGAAAGCGATCGGCAAGCTCCTCAACGTGCCTCCTCTAATTGGCGCGCAAGCCACAGAACCGGCTGTCACCGGGCGCATGGGACAATCTCGCTTAATCCATCTGGCGACTCATGGACTGCTCGATGCTCGAGGAGAAGGTTTCTTGGGGTCTCTCGCCTTCACGCCTAGCAACACGAGCAACGGCTATCTGGAGTCTCGAGAAATCATCAGCCTGAAACTGAATGCGGAACTCGTGATTCTCAGTGCTTGCGATACCGGACGAGGAGAGATTACCGGAGACGGAGTAGTCGGACTCTCCCGCTCCTTTATCGCTGCCGGTGCATCCAGCATCATTGTATCCCTCTGGCAGGTTCCCGATGCCCCTACAGGGCTGCTAATGCAGAAATTTTATCAAAATCTGCACAATGGACTCGACAAAGCCCAGGCGCTCCGCCAAGCCATGCTCCAGACTCGCCAAGAATTTCCCAATCTCGTCAACTGGGGAGCCTTTATTTTCATGGGAGAGACGATGGTATCTCCAACTCTACAAGCGATGGTTGCTGGAGAGGGAGAAGTCGCAATGATTACCCCACCCTCAGAGAACTCTGCCGAGCAACCTTCCCGCTATCAGGTATTTCCCCTGCCGGAACCGATTGAGCTGTATCGAGAATTTCCTTCTGCTCGAATTCCTGGAGAAAAAGATGCGTTTTTTTCCACATCTTTGACCGCTGCCGAAATTCTCGAGTTTTATCGCAATACCTTTACTCGGGAAGGATGGCAGGAAAACTTGACCCTGAAAGGAGCAGAGCAAGCCGTATTTGAAGGGCGATCGCAACCCCATCGTATTGTGATTCAAGTGAGCAGCACTCAAGAGGAGCGGCGTACGGTCGTAATTCGGTTAGAACCAAAGTAA
- the rfbC gene encoding dTDP-4-dehydrorhamnose 3,5-epimerase produces MKCIATEIPDVLILEPKVFGDDRGFFLESYNHARFAEVTGISPEFVQDNHSRSGKGVLRGLHYQIQQAQGKLVRAAVGEIFDVAVDMRKSSPHFGQWVGCILSAQNYRQLWIPPGFAHGFVVLSDVAEVLYKASAYYAPEHERSLLWNDETIGIDWPIDGLEIILSKKDAAGKLFTEAEVYS; encoded by the coding sequence ATGAAGTGTATTGCTACCGAGATTCCCGATGTCTTAATCCTAGAACCGAAAGTGTTTGGTGACGATCGCGGATTTTTTCTCGAAAGTTACAATCACGCTCGGTTTGCCGAAGTCACTGGAATATCGCCGGAGTTCGTGCAAGATAACCATTCGCGTTCTGGAAAAGGAGTGCTGCGCGGATTGCATTACCAAATCCAACAAGCGCAAGGAAAGCTGGTGCGCGCGGCGGTTGGCGAAATTTTTGATGTGGCAGTCGATATGCGCAAAAGTAGCCCCCATTTCGGTCAGTGGGTGGGCTGCATTTTAAGCGCGCAGAATTACCGCCAGCTCTGGATTCCGCCGGGATTTGCTCATGGATTTGTGGTGCTTTCGGATGTGGCGGAGGTGTTGTACAAAGCCAGCGCTTATTATGCTCCCGAGCACGAGCGATCGCTATTATGGAATGATGAAACAATAGGGATAGATTGGCCGATTGACGGACTGGAAATTATCTTATCCAAGAAAGATGCAGCCGGGAAACTGTTTACAGAAGCGGAAGTCTATTCTTAA
- a CDS encoding tetratricopeptide repeat protein, translating into MTAKSSIDWDLDVVADPEEEYDALVRSLEWTEGFGLFFIRCSPAKIPELLANLQQDLPQKRMEIVELDRPIDNIYSMVADLTATNEVDVIVIRGLEESFVDYIKPGYGGDGEYYKLDSVPRVLGHLNLQRERFRDELNICLIFFVPLFGLKYFIRRAPDFYDWRSGTFEFLTDKERLQEEVQRALDEHKTLEQYANLLPEERRKEFLEIQELLEDDRHSSDDAAQLWFKSALLLDTNGKHQEALPFYDRALEIQPNKHEAWYNRGVALHDLRRYEEAIESYDRSLEIKPDKVEAWDARGIALRKLGRYTEAIVCYDKALHYKPDFSEAWHNRGVSLLALGNYSEALQSFARALQITPNYGAALYNSACAYSLMGQPNEAFDNLEKAIAIDAQKYVAIASEDKELEFLYGYSKFQKLLNNYK; encoded by the coding sequence ATGACAGCTAAATCTTCTATTGATTGGGATCTAGATGTTGTTGCCGATCCAGAAGAGGAGTACGATGCCTTAGTGCGATCGCTAGAATGGACGGAAGGATTTGGTTTATTTTTCATTCGCTGTTCGCCCGCCAAAATTCCGGAATTACTTGCCAATCTCCAACAGGATTTACCGCAGAAACGAATGGAGATTGTAGAGTTGGATCGACCGATCGATAATATCTATAGCATGGTTGCGGATCTGACAGCCACGAATGAGGTTGATGTTATCGTTATTCGCGGTTTAGAAGAGTCGTTTGTCGATTATATTAAACCCGGTTATGGGGGAGATGGAGAGTATTATAAATTGGATTCGGTTCCTCGGGTTTTGGGACATTTGAATCTGCAACGAGAACGATTTCGAGATGAGTTGAATATTTGCCTGATTTTTTTCGTTCCGTTGTTTGGCTTAAAGTATTTTATCCGCAGAGCGCCAGATTTTTACGATTGGCGATCGGGTACTTTTGAATTTTTAACGGATAAGGAACGCTTACAGGAAGAAGTCCAACGAGCGCTGGACGAACACAAAACATTAGAACAGTATGCTAACTTACTTCCAGAGGAACGGCGGAAGGAATTTCTGGAAATTCAAGAGTTGCTGGAAGACGATCGCCATTCAAGCGATGATGCTGCTCAGTTGTGGTTTAAAAGTGCGCTATTATTAGATACCAACGGCAAGCATCAAGAAGCTTTACCATTTTACGATCGCGCTTTGGAAATTCAACCCAATAAGCACGAAGCATGGTACAACCGGGGGGTTGCCTTGCACGACTTGAGACGCTATGAAGAAGCGATAGAAAGTTACGATCGCTCTCTGGAAATTAAGCCGGATAAAGTTGAAGCCTGGGATGCACGAGGTATTGCGCTGCGAAAACTGGGACGATACACAGAAGCAATAGTCTGCTACGATAAAGCTTTGCACTACAAGCCAGATTTCTCCGAAGCATGGCATAACCGGGGTGTCTCTTTATTGGCACTGGGAAATTATTCGGAAGCATTACAGAGTTTTGCGCGAGCACTTCAGATTACACCGAATTATGGAGCTGCATTGTATAATTCTGCTTGTGCGTACTCTCTCATGGGACAACCGAATGAAGCGTTTGATAATTTAGAGAAGGCGATCGCTATCGATGCACAGAAATATGTTGCAATTGCGTCTGAAGATAAGGAACTTGAATTTCTGTACGGGTATTCAAAGTTTCAAAAATTGCTAAATAATTACAAATAA
- a CDS encoding ATP-binding protein codes for MPANDFQILKQIFNACDPFRPLNTDDPFYVDCQAVRGDSNIEEELGQEILFSDEPSYQLYAGHRGAGKSTELLRLKSYLEANGCFVVYFAADEEDIDPEDTQYTDILLACTRHLLEDLKDTANPAPLLKWLTSRWDSLKDLALTEISLEQLSIEAQIALFAKITASIRAVPTLRQEIRQRVNPHTITLIDALNQFISEATRSLSDRYEKLVIIADNLDRIVPVVQEDSRTNLEHIFIDRSEQLRALKCNIVYTVPISMVYSNRAADIRSVYGETQILPMIMVKLPDSDGTIHPPGLTAMKEVIGNRISSIVAAENSGSNIDVTTIFDSAETLEKLCLMSGGHMRELLLLMRGAVKRAKHLPIPLRAVQRSITEARDTYRRTVESDRWKTLAKVSSSKRISNEEFHRDLLFSRCIMEYRYLDAGELNCWYDIHPLIQGIAQFQEALEQEKQNNDS; via the coding sequence ATGCCTGCCAACGATTTCCAAATCCTCAAACAAATTTTTAACGCTTGCGATCCCTTTCGTCCCCTAAATACTGACGATCCTTTTTATGTGGACTGTCAAGCCGTTAGAGGAGATAGCAATATTGAAGAAGAATTAGGGCAAGAAATTTTATTTTCCGACGAACCCAGCTATCAACTTTACGCCGGACATCGGGGAGCGGGAAAATCGACAGAATTGCTGCGTTTAAAGTCATATTTGGAAGCCAATGGTTGTTTTGTGGTTTACTTTGCCGCTGATGAAGAAGATATCGATCCGGAAGATACCCAATACACGGATATTTTGCTCGCTTGTACGCGCCATCTTTTAGAAGATTTAAAAGATACTGCTAATCCGGCTCCTCTCTTGAAATGGCTGACATCTCGATGGGACTCTTTAAAAGATTTGGCATTAACCGAAATTTCTCTGGAACAATTAAGCATTGAGGCTCAGATTGCTTTATTTGCGAAAATAACCGCTAGTATTCGTGCTGTCCCCACATTACGTCAAGAAATTCGCCAGCGAGTTAATCCCCATACGATTACGCTAATTGATGCTTTGAATCAATTTATTAGCGAAGCAACTCGTTCTCTCTCCGATCGCTATGAAAAATTAGTCATAATTGCCGATAATCTCGATCGCATTGTCCCCGTAGTGCAAGAGGATAGCAGAACCAATCTGGAACATATTTTTATCGATCGCAGCGAACAACTACGGGCATTAAAGTGCAATATTGTGTATACCGTTCCGATTTCCATGGTGTATAGCAATCGCGCTGCCGATATTCGCAGTGTTTATGGAGAAACGCAGATTTTACCGATGATTATGGTGAAGCTTCCCGATAGCGATGGGACGATCCACCCACCTGGATTAACTGCGATGAAGGAAGTTATTGGCAATCGCATTAGTTCGATTGTAGCAGCAGAAAACTCTGGAAGCAATATAGATGTAACCACTATTTTTGATAGTGCAGAAACATTAGAAAAACTTTGTTTAATGAGTGGCGGACATATGCGAGAATTGCTATTATTGATGCGGGGAGCTGTTAAACGCGCCAAGCACCTGCCAATTCCACTCCGTGCGGTTCAACGTTCGATTACAGAAGCGCGAGATACTTATCGTCGAACCGTGGAAAGCGATCGCTGGAAAACTCTGGCAAAAGTGTCGAGCAGCAAGCGTATTTCTAATGAAGAATTTCATCGGGATTTGCTCTTTAGTCGTTGTATTATGGAATACCGGTATCTGGATGCTGGAGAACTGAATTGTTGGTATGATATTCATCCGTTGATTCAAGGGATTGCCCAGTTTCAAGAAGCCTTAGAGCAGGAGAAACAGAACAATGACAGCTAA